TGTAACCAACGCTTTAATCGCAGCTAAACGTCGATTTATTGTGGCTTCTGATAACTTCCTTGACAATAATTGCTGCTTATAACCTAATACCAAACTTAAAGCTTGTTCCTTGGATAGCTGTAAAAACTCAATCACTAACTGGGCGGTTGGTTCTTGATGAGCTACTGCCCAAAAGAAATCCTTCAAATCTCGATTATAAGCTTTCCGAGTATTCTCCGAACGCTTCGTGGCTAATAAATCCTCCATCACATTACGTTCAGCTAATGTCCCAGCAACAGAAGCCGGAACAATTTCAACAGCAGAATGAGACGGGAGGGTGTTCATAGGGATTATAGAGTGCGGAGTTCGGAGTGTGGGGTGCGGAGTGTGATTTAGAGAGACTTGAGGAAGATAAAAATAGGATTTAGGTTTGATTTTATCCCAAATTTTTGGTCAAACACTTCAACAAGAAATCGATGGGAACTAAATCTCAACCAGAAATTGAGAAATTGCCTGCTGTTGAGCCAGCGTAGCATACTGACTATCTGCCTCAATTAAGTTAATTTCAGGTTCCTGGCTCAAATTAGACAAATCCTGGTAAATCTCGTAACCTTTCCTGTCTGGTAAATCCCAAACAACCAACGTAATTTCAGACCAAAAATTTAAGGGTTCAGGTTTGACCAAATCTCCAATGACTCCCAAGCGAGTTACCCCATATTTAGAACGCAATAGGGTAGCAGCTTGACGAGCTAAATCCCACCAAGCTGCTTTCCGTTGGGCATCTTGGAATCTCAGAGTTTCTGCTTCTAATAACGCGGTTACCCACTCAACGGGCGACAAAACCTTTAAAGCATCTGCTAAACCGCATGTCATCAGTAACATTCCAATTAAGTTGCGAATGCCTTCTTTACTGCCAATTTGAGGTTTCCCATCCCCAAACTCAAACTTGGCTTCTGGACACCAAGAAATATACTGTTCAAAAGAAATGATGTACTCTGGCACTCCACCTGCGGCGTAATAGTCTCGTTTGATGATGCGGTCTGCGTATTCATGTCCGGGTCGTAGCACTTCGAGTACCATTTCGGCTGGCCCTTCGAGGTAGTATTCTCTAAGTGTGTTGCGCGGTTGCCCTAAAAATAAGAGGATGTCTGGGGTGAAGCCATTGTTGCCCAGGCGCATGACAAAATCACGACTGAACGATTGTCCTCCTAGTTTTTCTGCGATTTCCCAGAAGGAGTGGCTAATATAACTGCGGATGGGATTGTGGTGCTTTTCTTCTCCTCTGGAACCGGGTAGCAGGTCTTCGGGTTGGTAGGGGAAACTAGCCGCCCAGGTTTGTAAGGTGGTGGCGATGGTTTCTGTAATGTCTAATCCGGGTGGAATCGGCGCATTATAGGTAAGACGGAGAGCTTCTAACCATTGTTTGATGGGGGCTAGGGCGATGGCGGCACGCGCTCCCCATCCGGTGAGAATTTGTTGGAGTAGCAAACGGCTACCAACTAGAGTATTACCGACAATTAGCTGGGATTCAATCAATTCTAGTTTGGCTTCTGGGCCTGAGTCGATAAATTCATTGAACAGGTTTGATGTCATTGCCACATCTCCTTAAATACCAGTATTTTTTGTACTGATGTTCTAGCCTTACTTTTAAAGAGTTTAGAATATTAAATTCATATTTAACGCCATTCCCCCTGCAAAGTAAACGCAGCCCAATAGTAGGGTGATTTCCATTCTGTGTCTGTTTGCATTTCTAACTGCGCCCTTCTGAGTGCTTGTGTGGGTGATAACTTTTCTTTTAATAACAAACGATAAAATCTCGTCATCAATTCAGCCGTCGCTGCATCATCAACATTCCATAAACTCACCAAGACTCTGGGTGTACCCGCATACATAAATCCCCTTGTTAATCCCACCAAACCTTCTCCGCGAACTTGTTTTCCAAGTCCCGTTTGACAAGCACTCAAAACCACTAAATCCGCCGACAAATTCAGGTTAAAAATATCATGGAGACGTAAAAACCCATTGATAGGATTTCCTTGTTGATCAATCATTGATAAAACAATCCCAGAAAGTTCAGGATTAACACTATTCAATAATCCATGAGTTGCAAAGTGAATCACTTTGTATTGATTCAGTTGAGGAGCAGTAGCGATCGCTCGATTTGTGGCAAAATCAAAGGTAGAAATAGTCTCAGATTCGGGTACAAGGGCGAGAATGGCTTCCGCTTCAGTGCGAGTCCCCGGAAGTCGTTGCCAAACCCCAATATCCAATTGTCGGGCAGAACGACTAAGATTATACTGTTCCCAAGTTTCGCTTCGGGTGGAAGTTGGGGTTTGTAATCGGCTATCATCGGAACTGAAAACCGGATCAGCAAGAATTGCAATAGTTTTGGGTGCAGGTTCTCGTTTTTCAGCATCTTGACGGAGAATACTTAAAGTTGATGCTGAAGGAAGATTGACAATTTCGTGATTAAGAACTAAGGGAAAATAATCGGGTTTTTCTGATGAATTAATGGGCAAAGC
The Planktothrix sp. FACHB-1365 DNA segment above includes these coding regions:
- a CDS encoding Uma2 family endonuclease → MTSNLFNEFIDSGPEAKLELIESQLIVGNTLVGSRLLLQQILTGWGARAAIALAPIKQWLEALRLTYNAPIPPGLDITETIATTLQTWAASFPYQPEDLLPGSRGEEKHHNPIRSYISHSFWEIAEKLGGQSFSRDFVMRLGNNGFTPDILLFLGQPRNTLREYYLEGPAEMVLEVLRPGHEYADRIIKRDYYAAGGVPEYIISFEQYISWCPEAKFEFGDGKPQIGSKEGIRNLIGMLLMTCGLADALKVLSPVEWVTALLEAETLRFQDAQRKAAWWDLARQAATLLRSKYGVTRLGVIGDLVKPEPLNFWSEITLVVWDLPDRKGYEIYQDLSNLSQEPEINLIEADSQYATLAQQQAISQFLVEI